From Bordetella flabilis, the proteins below share one genomic window:
- a CDS encoding LysR substrate-binding domain-containing protein, with translation MNVTIKQLRAFVNVVNAGSFTEAAKRMYVTQSALSLLLRELESELGVRLLDRNSRRTQLSTMGAEFYPLAIKVLDDLDMAVNSTLQLHERQRGSVRVACTLLYGQALMPQILAEFGERYPAITVRMLDLPNEQVLARVLADEADFGVAPQRPTPAGLAQERLFQDRIQLICPREHPLTRRKRVSWRQALAYPFISLPLDFTVRLQADLLAWSASLTLKPQHSVSYLTTALGMVKWGHGLTALPSYSTPLLNAYGLAGIAVRDPIIHRQISLFTKRGHSLSPAATSLVDFMHEFMASPARAASTGGPHQNRP, from the coding sequence ATGAACGTCACCATCAAGCAGCTCCGCGCCTTCGTGAACGTCGTCAATGCGGGCAGTTTCACGGAAGCGGCCAAGCGCATGTATGTCACCCAGTCCGCGCTGAGCCTGCTGCTGCGCGAGCTGGAAAGCGAACTGGGCGTGCGGCTGCTGGACCGCAACAGCCGGCGCACGCAGCTTTCCACCATGGGAGCGGAGTTCTATCCCCTCGCCATCAAGGTGCTGGACGACCTGGACATGGCGGTCAACAGCACGCTGCAATTGCACGAACGGCAGCGGGGCAGCGTGCGCGTCGCCTGTACGCTGTTGTACGGGCAGGCGCTCATGCCGCAGATACTCGCCGAGTTCGGTGAACGCTACCCCGCCATCACGGTACGCATGCTGGACCTGCCCAATGAACAGGTGCTGGCGCGCGTACTGGCCGACGAAGCGGACTTCGGCGTGGCGCCGCAGCGCCCGACGCCCGCGGGGCTGGCGCAGGAACGCCTGTTCCAGGACCGCATACAGCTGATCTGCCCGCGCGAGCATCCCCTGACACGCCGCAAGCGCGTCAGCTGGAGACAGGCGCTTGCCTATCCATTCATCAGCCTGCCGCTCGACTTCACCGTGCGGCTGCAGGCCGATCTGCTGGCGTGGTCCGCCTCCCTGACGCTGAAGCCGCAGCATTCGGTCTCCTACCTGACCACCGCGCTGGGCATGGTGAAGTGGGGCCACGGCCTGACCGCCCTGCCCTCGTATTCCACGCCCTTGCTCAATGCCTATGGGCTGGCCGGCATCGCGGTGCGGGACCCCATCATCCACCGCCAGATCTCGCTGTTCACCAAGCGCGGCCACAGCCTGTCTCCGGCGGCCACCAGCCTGGTCGATTTCATGCATGAGTTCATGGCGTCGCCGGCGCGCGCCGCGTCCACGGGCGGACCGCACCAGAACAGGCCCTAG
- a CDS encoding PDR/VanB family oxidoreductase — protein sequence MSTTHLNLRIRTIAQEADGIHSFELVEEGGAALPPFTAGAHITLHLPGGLARSYSLINTPGEQHRYVIAVNRDAASRGGSRYLHEQARVGQVLRAEAPRNLFALDETAQRSVLIAGGIGITPIRSMIRRLEVLGRDWRLHYCARRPAAAAFLDELDGDDRVSTYFDGAARARRLDIAATVAALPRDAHVYCCGPLPMLEDFRRHTAALPAERVHFEHFSAVETPAQEGGFNVRLARSGRSVRVPPGHSILQALLDAGEAPAHSCQQGVCGSCETAVLAGRPEHRDQVLSEAERAAGKTMMICCSGSLDAELVLDL from the coding sequence ATGTCCACGACCCATTTGAACCTGCGCATACGGACCATCGCGCAGGAGGCCGACGGCATCCACAGCTTTGAACTGGTGGAGGAGGGCGGCGCGGCGCTGCCGCCGTTCACGGCGGGCGCCCATATCACCCTGCACCTGCCCGGCGGCCTGGCGCGCAGTTATTCGCTGATCAATACCCCGGGCGAGCAGCATCGCTACGTGATCGCGGTGAACCGCGACGCGGCCAGCCGAGGCGGATCCCGCTACCTGCACGAGCAGGCGCGCGTGGGCCAGGTGCTGCGTGCCGAGGCCCCGCGCAATCTCTTCGCGCTGGACGAAACCGCGCAGCGGTCGGTGTTGATCGCGGGCGGCATCGGCATTACGCCCATCCGCAGCATGATCCGGCGGCTGGAGGTCCTGGGGCGCGACTGGCGCCTGCACTACTGCGCCCGCCGCCCCGCCGCGGCAGCCTTCCTGGATGAACTGGACGGGGACGACCGCGTCTCAACCTACTTCGATGGCGCGGCGCGGGCGCGGCGCCTGGATATCGCGGCCACCGTGGCCGCGCTACCCCGGGACGCACACGTCTACTGTTGCGGCCCCTTGCCCATGCTGGAGGACTTCCGCAGGCACACGGCCGCGCTGCCTGCCGAGCGGGTCCATTTCGAGCACTTTTCAGCGGTCGAAACGCCGGCGCAGGAAGGCGGCTTCAATGTCCGCCTCGCGCGCAGCGGCCGCAGCGTGCGCGTGCCGCCGGGCCACAGCATCCTGCAAGCGCTGCTGGATGCCGGCGAAGCGCCCGCCCATTCCTGCCAGCAGGGCGTATGTGGCAGTTGCGAAACCGCCGTGCTCGCGGGCCGGCCGGAGCACCGCGACCAGGTGCTGAGCGAAGCGGAACGCGCCGCTGGGAAGACCATGATGATTTGCTGCTCCGGCAGCCTGGATGCGGAACTGGTGCTCGATCTGTAG
- a CDS encoding Bug family tripartite tricarboxylate transporter substrate binding protein, with the protein MKTLLRSVWAAMALVYAACGLAAGYPDKPIRLIVPYAAGGSTDTTARLIAKGLAQQLGQSVVVENRAGAGGMIGQDLVAKAPADGYTLLFSAAGPLAVTPHAYAKVPYDPIRAFTPITLIAKAPLLLVANPKLGIDSVQELIAAARKSPGKITYASFGTGSAAHLAGELFKSVAGVDMVHVPYKGSAPGLVDVIGGQVNVMFDVLVSALPQVQAGKLKALAITLGQRSQLVPDVPTMQEAGVRGFEAGTWFGLLGPADMPPEIVARLSKATDQVLSEPALQKELVAQGAEIAGGSAEDFRKFFLSEYDKWGQVAKSAGIKAG; encoded by the coding sequence TTGAAAACGCTGTTACGCAGTGTATGGGCCGCCATGGCCCTGGTATACGCGGCCTGTGGCCTTGCGGCAGGCTATCCCGACAAACCGATACGCCTGATCGTGCCCTATGCGGCCGGCGGTTCCACCGACACGACGGCGCGCCTGATCGCCAAGGGGCTGGCGCAGCAACTGGGCCAAAGCGTGGTCGTGGAAAACCGCGCCGGCGCGGGCGGCATGATCGGCCAGGACCTGGTCGCCAAGGCACCCGCCGACGGCTATACGCTGCTGTTCAGCGCCGCCGGCCCTTTGGCCGTGACGCCACACGCCTACGCCAAGGTGCCCTATGACCCCATCCGTGCCTTCACGCCGATCACGCTGATCGCCAAGGCACCGCTCCTGCTGGTCGCCAATCCGAAGTTGGGCATCGATAGCGTCCAGGAACTGATCGCGGCGGCGCGCAAGAGTCCCGGCAAGATCACCTACGCGTCTTTCGGGACAGGTAGCGCCGCCCACCTGGCGGGCGAACTGTTCAAGTCCGTGGCCGGGGTCGACATGGTGCACGTTCCCTACAAGGGCAGCGCGCCCGGGCTCGTGGACGTCATCGGCGGGCAGGTCAACGTCATGTTCGACGTGCTGGTGTCCGCGCTGCCGCAGGTACAGGCCGGCAAGCTGAAGGCCCTGGCCATCACGCTGGGCCAGCGCTCGCAGTTGGTGCCGGATGTGCCGACCATGCAGGAAGCCGGCGTGCGCGGATTCGAGGCGGGTACGTGGTTCGGCCTGCTGGGGCCGGCGGACATGCCGCCCGAGATCGTCGCCCGCCTGTCCAAGGCCACCGACCAGGTGCTATCCGAACCGGCCCTGCAGAAAGAGCTCGTGGCGCAAGGCGCGGAGATCGCGGGCGGCAGCGCCGAAGACTTCCGCAAATTCTTCCTGTCGGAATACGACAAATGGGGCCAGGTGGCGAAGAGCGCCGGCATCAAGGCGGGTTGA
- a CDS encoding Rieske 2Fe-2S domain-containing protein, translating into MLTAADNAVLTLTGPDQPMGQYFRRYWQPVALSRELPEPDGPPLRVQVLGEKLVAFRDTQGRVGLIEPVCPHRGADLYYGRNEECGLRCVFHGWKFGVDGKAMDLPNVPPGSSYHKDISVRAYPTREYGDIVWAYMGPAREDGRLPEVPQLEFGALPASRRYVTKKRQECNWAQAIEGALDTSHFSFLHMPAPGVPSNENRDAPADEKRLAWIRRDPMPKFSIRDHEVGFVVGGARRAEGRDIYWRTTQFALPSHSTTPSTLPGENYFGYTFVPIDDHACWIYTYVWNPDRDLSAQEIGQLKGGHGVVAEVGPDYIPLRNLSNGYLLDRNEQKHKTFTGVRGVAEQDAMVQESQGLIADRTREHLTATDAAIVRFRRTLITGARALAQGSEPQAPWRHDAYCLRSGSWIAEEGKSFEQIMQERFGNPIGYAGDAAA; encoded by the coding sequence ATGCTTACCGCCGCCGACAATGCCGTCCTGACGCTCACGGGTCCTGACCAGCCCATGGGCCAGTATTTCCGCCGTTATTGGCAGCCGGTCGCGCTGTCGCGCGAACTGCCCGAACCGGACGGTCCGCCCCTGCGTGTGCAGGTCCTGGGCGAAAAGCTGGTGGCGTTCCGCGATACACAGGGCCGCGTGGGCCTGATCGAACCGGTCTGTCCGCACCGCGGCGCGGATCTCTACTACGGCCGCAACGAGGAGTGCGGGCTGCGCTGCGTCTTCCATGGATGGAAGTTCGGCGTCGATGGCAAGGCCATGGACCTGCCCAATGTTCCGCCGGGCTCCAGCTACCACAAAGACATCTCGGTACGCGCCTATCCGACCCGCGAGTACGGCGATATCGTATGGGCCTATATGGGACCGGCCCGCGAGGACGGCCGCCTGCCGGAGGTGCCGCAATTGGAATTCGGCGCTCTCCCCGCCAGCCGGCGCTACGTCACCAAGAAGCGCCAGGAATGCAATTGGGCGCAGGCCATCGAGGGCGCGCTCGATACCTCGCACTTCTCATTTCTGCATATGCCGGCGCCCGGCGTGCCTTCCAACGAAAACCGCGATGCACCCGCCGACGAAAAGCGCCTGGCGTGGATCCGGCGCGACCCCATGCCCAAGTTCTCCATCCGCGATCACGAAGTGGGTTTCGTGGTTGGCGGCGCGCGTCGTGCCGAGGGACGCGACATCTACTGGCGCACCACGCAGTTCGCCCTGCCTTCGCACAGCACCACGCCATCGACGCTGCCGGGCGAAAACTATTTCGGCTACACCTTCGTGCCGATCGACGACCATGCATGCTGGATCTACACCTACGTGTGGAACCCCGATCGCGACCTGAGCGCGCAGGAGATCGGGCAGCTCAAGGGCGGCCATGGCGTGGTGGCCGAGGTCGGCCCCGACTATATTCCCTTGCGCAACCTTTCCAATGGGTATCTGCTCGATCGCAATGAACAGAAGCACAAGACCTTTACGGGCGTGCGCGGGGTGGCGGAGCAGGACGCCATGGTCCAGGAAAGCCAGGGCCTCATCGCGGACCGCACCCGCGAACACCTGACCGCCACCGACGCCGCGATCGTGCGCTTTCGCCGTACGCTGATTACGGGCGCACGCGCGCTGGCGCAGGGCAGCGAACCGCAGGCGCCGTGGCGCCACGACGCCTATTGCCTGCGGTCGGGCAGCTGGATTGCCGAGGAGGGCAAGTCCTTCGAACAGATCATGCAGGAGCGCTTCGGCAATCCCATCGGCTATGCCGGCGACGCCGCTGCGTAA
- a CDS encoding hydroxypyruvate isomerase family protein, with protein sequence MLRFDPNLRWMYTEIPMLERYRAAARAGFQGVEVAFPYEYPAAQIADLLGENGLTLVQVLTPCDWAAGERGIAALPGREDEFRRSVDTAVAYAVQVGKPMIHAMAGNLPAGADRSRCRATFLENIARAADIMAGEGLTLILEPCCRARFPDYFYSRIAEGAGLIEEIGRPNVKLCFDTYHVQMEEGNITNTLKKAWPHIGHVQIGNAPGRHEPGPGEIHFPYFFAQLQALGWDRWVGCEFEPSGRTDDCLAWGQPYGIRNPDA encoded by the coding sequence ATGCTGCGTTTCGATCCCAACCTGCGATGGATGTACACCGAGATTCCGATGCTGGAGCGTTACCGGGCCGCGGCGCGGGCCGGTTTCCAGGGCGTCGAGGTGGCCTTCCCGTATGAGTACCCGGCCGCGCAGATCGCCGACTTGCTGGGCGAGAACGGCCTGACGCTGGTGCAGGTGCTGACGCCCTGCGACTGGGCGGCCGGCGAACGCGGCATTGCCGCCTTGCCGGGACGCGAAGACGAATTCCGCCGCAGCGTCGACACCGCGGTGGCCTATGCGGTGCAGGTTGGCAAGCCCATGATCCACGCCATGGCCGGCAACCTGCCGGCTGGCGCAGACCGGTCGCGTTGTCGCGCGACCTTCCTGGAAAACATCGCCCGCGCCGCCGACATCATGGCCGGCGAAGGGCTGACGCTGATCCTGGAGCCCTGTTGCCGTGCGCGTTTTCCGGATTACTTCTACAGCCGCATCGCGGAAGGCGCCGGCCTGATCGAGGAGATCGGACGCCCCAACGTCAAGCTGTGCTTCGATACCTATCATGTGCAGATGGAAGAGGGCAACATCACCAATACCCTGAAGAAGGCGTGGCCGCATATCGGGCACGTCCAGATCGGCAACGCGCCTGGCCGCCATGAACCCGGCCCCGGAGAGATCCACTTCCCATACTTCTTCGCGCAACTCCAGGCGCTGGGTTGGGACCGCTGGGTCGGCTGCGAGTTCGAGCCCTCGGGCCGCACGGACGATTGCCTGGCGTGGGGCCAGCCCTACGGCATCCGCAATCCCGACGCATGA
- a CDS encoding peptidylprolyl isomerase, which produces MAQAAARHILVSTEQQCKDLKAAIEGGADFAQVARENSLCPSSRDGGNLGTFGPGQMVREFDQVVFSAPVNVVQGPVKTQFGYHLVEVTSRQD; this is translated from the coding sequence ATGGCACAGGCCGCCGCCCGCCACATACTCGTTTCTACCGAACAGCAATGCAAGGACCTGAAGGCCGCCATCGAAGGCGGTGCCGATTTCGCCCAGGTCGCACGTGAGAATTCGCTATGCCCGTCCAGCCGCGATGGCGGCAATCTGGGCACCTTCGGCCCAGGCCAGATGGTCCGCGAATTCGACCAGGTCGTATTCAGCGCACCCGTGAACGTCGTGCAAGGTCCCGTGAAGACCCAGTTCGGGTATCACCTGGTCGAAGTCACCAGCCGCCAGGATTAA
- a CDS encoding papain-like cysteine protease family protein, which produces MSDQNEDTGTDASPDGDDDDAATGKFVITAFPPYFESQHRTNWCWIAVAVMIGNYSQTGPLVNGKPSKWTQSGVASACLGSSSVNSIGYPDRSMTETLVYSPTDSVASQSYEEMRKAIRQKAPVVLGWGSTGRGGQIHNGHVIAVYGYDGAKKWYFADPLKSGVTEDSALPIPKDLPNPHMMVWYSRVPSIRMS; this is translated from the coding sequence ATGAGTGATCAGAATGAAGACACGGGCACGGACGCCTCGCCGGACGGCGATGACGACGACGCCGCGACGGGAAAATTCGTTATCACGGCTTTCCCACCCTACTTCGAATCCCAGCACAGGACCAACTGGTGCTGGATCGCGGTGGCAGTGATGATCGGGAACTACAGCCAGACCGGGCCGCTGGTCAACGGCAAGCCCAGCAAGTGGACCCAGAGCGGCGTGGCCAGCGCATGCCTTGGCAGTTCCTCCGTGAACTCCATCGGCTATCCCGACAGGTCCATGACGGAGACCCTGGTCTACTCGCCTACGGACAGCGTGGCCAGCCAGAGCTACGAGGAAATGCGCAAGGCGATCAGGCAGAAGGCGCCCGTCGTGCTGGGCTGGGGATCCACCGGGCGGGGCGGGCAGATACACAACGGCCACGTGATCGCCGTCTATGGCTACGATGGCGCCAAGAAGTGGTATTTCGCGGATCCGCTGAAGTCGGGGGTGACCGAAGATTCGGCGCTGCCCATTCCGAAAGACCTGCCGAACCCGCACATGATGGTGTGGTATTCGCGCGTGCCATCGATCAGGATGAGCTGA
- a CDS encoding DUF3313 domain-containing protein, giving the protein MMKGLAVRLLGACATVLIVAGCATSPTPKESGFLGDYSKLQKMPAPGGGSRLAYLNPDFTPARYKAVLLESVTYYPQPQPSDAVSMATLDDIRTYVDTSLRQKLGQKVRLVNQAGPGVARIRVAITAVGTESQALKAYQYIPVALVITGARALAEGGRPQDASVAIETSITDSMTQEVLYAAVRGGTGERVQSAAQGQGGVQAGSLRPLIDTWTDGASSEITRFVAPR; this is encoded by the coding sequence ATGATGAAAGGTCTGGCTGTCCGGCTTTTGGGCGCGTGCGCAACCGTACTTATCGTGGCGGGATGCGCGACGAGCCCCACCCCCAAGGAATCGGGTTTCCTGGGCGACTACTCCAAATTGCAGAAGATGCCTGCGCCCGGCGGCGGATCGCGCCTTGCCTATCTGAACCCTGACTTCACGCCGGCGCGCTACAAGGCCGTCTTGCTGGAGTCGGTGACCTACTATCCGCAGCCGCAGCCCAGCGATGCCGTATCGATGGCCACCCTCGACGACATCCGGACTTACGTCGATACCTCGCTGCGGCAGAAGCTGGGCCAGAAAGTCCGGCTGGTCAACCAGGCCGGGCCAGGGGTGGCGCGCATCCGCGTGGCCATTACCGCGGTGGGCACCGAGTCGCAGGCGCTCAAGGCGTATCAGTACATACCCGTCGCGCTGGTGATTACGGGCGCGCGCGCGCTGGCCGAAGGGGGCCGGCCGCAGGATGCCTCGGTAGCCATCGAGACGTCGATCACCGACAGCATGACGCAGGAAGTCCTGTATGCCGCGGTGCGCGGCGGCACCGGCGAGCGGGTGCAAAGCGCCGCCCAGGGACAGGGCGGCGTCCAGGCGGGCAGCCTGCGGCCCCTCATCGATACGTGGACAGACGGGGCTTCCTCGGAAATCACGCGCTTCGTCGCGCCGCGCTGA
- a CDS encoding tripartite tricarboxylate transporter substrate binding protein — translation MNPLSSLAAALLAVSLVGGAPAQAQSPTDKYPDHPIKLVVGYAPGGGNDIAARLIAKELTEILGQSIVVENRPGAGTNIGASYVARSAPDGYTLSLSSTALAVNVSLYPKLDYDPVKDFAPVAIFAKAPNLLIVSNKLPVSSVKELVAYAKKNPGKLNFSSAGSGSTQQLAAELFKTKAGITAMHVPYKGSAPSLNAVIGGEADFTFVNIPSSKQLVDSGQVKALAITADKRFPAVPNVPTMEEAGIPGMDVATWYSILAPAGTPPAIINKLNAAVNQAVERPAFRKVLEDMGTAPMTATPEYFQKFLAEEIVRWREIVRQSNASVG, via the coding sequence ATGAACCCCCTATCGTCGCTCGCGGCCGCCTTGCTCGCCGTTTCCCTGGTCGGCGGCGCGCCCGCGCAGGCGCAGTCGCCCACCGATAAATATCCCGACCATCCGATCAAGCTGGTGGTCGGCTACGCGCCCGGTGGCGGCAACGATATCGCGGCGCGGCTCATCGCCAAGGAACTCACGGAGATCCTGGGCCAGTCCATCGTGGTGGAGAACCGGCCCGGCGCCGGCACCAATATCGGCGCCTCTTATGTGGCCCGCTCCGCGCCGGACGGCTATACGTTGTCATTGTCGTCTACCGCGCTGGCCGTCAACGTCAGCCTGTATCCCAAGCTGGACTACGACCCGGTCAAGGACTTCGCGCCCGTCGCGATTTTCGCGAAGGCCCCCAATCTGCTTATCGTCAGCAACAAGCTGCCCGTGTCGTCCGTGAAGGAGCTGGTGGCCTACGCCAAGAAGAATCCCGGCAAACTGAATTTCTCGTCGGCCGGCAGCGGCAGCACGCAGCAGCTCGCCGCCGAGCTGTTCAAGACCAAGGCAGGCATCACCGCCATGCACGTGCCGTACAAGGGCTCCGCGCCTTCGCTCAATGCCGTCATCGGCGGCGAAGCGGATTTCACCTTCGTCAACATCCCGAGCAGCAAGCAACTGGTCGACAGCGGCCAGGTCAAGGCGCTGGCCATTACCGCCGACAAGCGCTTCCCGGCGGTGCCGAACGTACCGACGATGGAAGAAGCGGGCATCCCGGGCATGGATGTCGCCACCTGGTACTCCATACTGGCCCCGGCCGGCACGCCCCCCGCGATCATCAACAAGCTGAACGCGGCGGTGAACCAGGCCGTGGAGCGGCCGGCCTTCCGCAAGGTCCTGGAAGATATGGGCACGGCGCCCATGACCGCCACGCCGGAATACTTCCAGAAGTTCCTGGCCGAGGAAATCGTCCGCTGGCGCGAGATCGTGCGCCAGTCCAACGCGTCGGTGGGATAA
- a CDS encoding metallophosphoesterase, with the protein MKIQLLSDLHLETNADFQALPAPDADLLVLAGDIGSYQQGSRLQEDDFGLGRFSPLHGWPVPVIYIPGNHEYDALDFDAAHERLRSLCDDLQIQWLERETLVIDGVRFIGTTLWSDFDALVTPGDTVTEVLRKRGKAMRAANFYLEKAATMRHGQPFLAEEVREQALACQEWLQQALAQPFDGTTVAVTHFAPTLSSADPRYGVTPGTAGFCNALDMLIPQADLWLHGHLHCAFDYVQDGCRIIANPLGYAAKGEQEGFRPALVVDLAATTVS; encoded by the coding sequence ATGAAGATCCAGCTGTTATCGGACCTGCACCTCGAAACGAATGCGGACTTCCAGGCGCTGCCGGCGCCGGATGCCGACCTGCTGGTCCTGGCTGGCGACATCGGCTCGTACCAGCAGGGATCGCGCCTGCAGGAAGATGATTTCGGCCTGGGACGGTTTTCACCGCTGCACGGATGGCCGGTGCCGGTGATTTACATACCGGGCAACCATGAATATGACGCATTGGACTTCGACGCGGCGCACGAGCGCCTGCGCAGCCTGTGCGACGACCTGCAGATCCAGTGGCTGGAACGGGAAACCTTGGTCATCGACGGGGTGCGCTTCATCGGCACGACGCTGTGGAGCGACTTCGACGCGCTCGTCACGCCAGGCGACACCGTGACCGAAGTCCTGCGCAAGCGGGGCAAGGCCATGCGGGCCGCCAACTTCTATCTGGAAAAAGCCGCGACCATGCGCCATGGTCAGCCTTTTCTGGCCGAAGAGGTGCGCGAGCAGGCGCTGGCATGCCAGGAATGGCTGCAACAGGCGCTGGCGCAACCCTTCGACGGCACGACCGTCGCCGTCACGCACTTCGCGCCCACGCTGTCCAGCGCCGATCCGCGCTACGGCGTCACGCCCGGCACGGCCGGATTCTGCAATGCGCTCGATATGCTGATTCCGCAGGCCGACCTATGGCTGCACGGCCATCTGCACTGCGCTTTCGACTATGTACAGGATGGCTGCAGGATTATCGCCAATCCGCTCGGCTATGCCGCCAAGGGCGAGCAGGAGGGTTTCCGGCCGGCCCTGGTCGTGGACCTGGCCGCTACTACGGTGTCGTAG
- a CDS encoding MFS transporter, translating into MTTPATPRTPPGLRSADTLDSRRSWIVATVALICLGMSFGGPLISTVGLKTIAADMGGARSVPALGSSLAWLGSAVGGILMGRLAHRFGVRWTVIFGGVAVCAGLMVSTLGEAWQLYVGHGLLIGLLGIAGLNAPLYIYVSHWFERRRGSALALLSSGNYIAGMVWPSVFEYTIGRWGWRATMVTYGVIEVVLVTVLAALFLRPPPEAAPPPLAAQATRTGRIFGWRPNVVFAMLGVAGFLCCVPMAMPQGHLVALCSDRGLSAAVGAVMLSVLLGVAFLSRQVWGVVSDRIGGIRTALISSFMQAIAVSGYLYVQQQFGLFTVSIAFGLGFSALIPAYVLAVREIFPPKDAYWRVPAMLLMTGSGMATGGWLAGFLYDHFGHYGPAFALGVAFNIVNLGLLATLALRQRGALRLARAAA; encoded by the coding sequence ATGACCACACCTGCCACCCCGCGGACCCCGCCCGGCCTGCGCTCCGCCGATACGCTGGATTCACGCCGTTCCTGGATCGTCGCGACGGTCGCCCTGATCTGCCTGGGCATGTCTTTCGGTGGCCCGCTGATTTCCACCGTCGGCTTGAAGACCATCGCGGCGGATATGGGCGGTGCGCGGTCCGTGCCGGCCCTTGGCAGCTCCCTGGCATGGCTGGGATCGGCGGTGGGCGGCATCCTGATGGGCCGCCTGGCCCATCGTTTCGGGGTGCGCTGGACCGTGATCTTCGGCGGCGTGGCGGTGTGTGCCGGCCTGATGGTGTCCACGCTCGGCGAGGCTTGGCAACTGTATGTGGGACACGGCCTGCTGATCGGACTGCTCGGCATTGCCGGGCTGAACGCGCCGCTCTATATCTATGTCAGCCATTGGTTCGAACGCAGGCGCGGATCCGCGCTGGCCTTGCTGTCCAGCGGCAACTACATCGCCGGCATGGTGTGGCCGTCGGTCTTCGAATACACCATCGGGCGCTGGGGCTGGCGCGCGACGATGGTGACCTATGGCGTGATCGAGGTGGTGCTGGTGACGGTGCTGGCCGCGCTGTTCCTGCGTCCGCCGCCGGAGGCAGCGCCGCCGCCCCTGGCGGCGCAGGCCACCCGCACGGGGCGCATCTTCGGCTGGCGGCCCAACGTCGTATTCGCCATGCTGGGGGTGGCGGGCTTCCTGTGCTGCGTGCCCATGGCGATGCCGCAAGGCCACCTCGTAGCCTTGTGCAGCGACCGCGGCTTGTCGGCGGCGGTGGGAGCAGTCATGCTGTCCGTGCTGCTGGGCGTGGCCTTCCTGAGCCGCCAGGTATGGGGTGTGGTGTCCGACCGCATCGGTGGCATACGCACTGCGCTCATCAGCTCTTTCATGCAGGCCATCGCGGTGTCGGGCTATCTGTATGTACAGCAGCAGTTCGGCCTGTTCACCGTGTCCATTGCCTTCGGGCTTGGCTTCAGCGCGCTCATCCCGGCCTATGTGCTGGCGGTGCGCGAAATATTTCCGCCCAAGGACGCCTACTGGCGCGTGCCGGCAATGCTGCTCATGACGGGTTCCGGCATGGCCACGGGCGGATGGCTGGCAGGTTTCCTGTATGACCATTTCGGCCACTACGGACCCGCCTTCGCCCTGGGCGTGGCATTCAATATCGTGAACCTGGGCCTGCTTGCCACCTTGGCGCTGCGCCAGCGGGGCGCATTGCGGCTGGCACGGGCGGCGGCGTAG